In Achromobacter spanius, the following proteins share a genomic window:
- the xseA gene encoding exodeoxyribonuclease VII large subunit, with protein sequence MTIEFAVTNNAFTRDILTVAQLNQAVGQLLERSIPALWVRGEISNFTQAASGHWYFTLKDSRASVRTVMFRSRASAVGFVPRAGDQVEIRARVSLYEPRGDYQLQADAMRRAGLGNLYEAFLRLKEQLASEGLFDPARKREPVRLPRAIGVITSLHAAALRDVLSALARRAPQVPVIIYPAPVQGADAASRLAAQVRLANARAEVDTLLLVRGGGSIEDLWSFNDEDLARQVAVSEIPVISGVGHETDFTIVDFVADVRAPTPTAAAELACVPRSELLGQVMQSAQVMARGQQRRLERAAQRLDRAAGQLVSPTQRLEHQRERLNSLRFRLASAWSGPQDRRTARVNLLTQRLSHRAPDTRRATDRLANAARQLGQAHARLLVQGRNRLASATAQLRALDPGNTLARGYAIARDADGRIVHDAAALEAGQALDLSFAQGGAQVDVRQTRKTRDAG encoded by the coding sequence ATGACAATTGAATTTGCAGTCACAAACAACGCATTCACGCGGGATATCCTGACAGTTGCCCAGCTAAACCAAGCAGTGGGGCAATTGCTGGAGCGCAGCATTCCGGCGTTGTGGGTGCGCGGAGAGATTTCCAACTTCACGCAGGCGGCATCCGGGCATTGGTACTTCACTCTCAAGGACAGCCGAGCCTCCGTACGCACTGTCATGTTCCGAAGCCGCGCCAGCGCGGTGGGTTTTGTGCCGCGCGCGGGCGACCAGGTCGAAATCCGCGCCCGGGTTTCCCTTTATGAGCCCCGGGGCGACTACCAGTTGCAGGCCGACGCCATGCGCCGCGCGGGACTCGGCAACCTGTATGAAGCGTTTCTGCGGCTGAAAGAGCAACTGGCCTCCGAAGGCCTCTTCGACCCGGCCCGCAAGCGCGAGCCCGTCCGGCTGCCGCGTGCGATCGGCGTCATCACCTCGCTGCACGCAGCGGCGTTGCGGGATGTGCTGTCGGCGCTGGCTCGCCGCGCGCCGCAGGTGCCGGTCATCATCTATCCGGCCCCAGTTCAGGGGGCGGACGCCGCCAGCCGCCTGGCTGCCCAGGTACGCCTTGCCAATGCGCGTGCCGAGGTGGACACGCTGTTGCTGGTGCGGGGCGGGGGCAGCATCGAAGATCTCTGGAGTTTCAATGACGAGGATCTGGCGCGCCAGGTGGCGGTCAGCGAGATTCCGGTGATCAGCGGCGTGGGTCACGAAACCGACTTCACCATCGTGGACTTCGTGGCGGACGTGCGCGCCCCGACGCCCACCGCCGCGGCGGAACTTGCCTGCGTGCCGCGCTCTGAATTGCTGGGCCAGGTCATGCAGTCCGCCCAGGTCATGGCGCGCGGCCAGCAACGCCGCCTGGAGCGTGCCGCGCAGCGCCTGGACCGTGCGGCGGGGCAACTGGTGTCGCCCACGCAACGGCTGGAGCATCAGCGCGAACGCTTGAACAGCTTGCGCTTTCGTTTGGCATCGGCCTGGTCCGGCCCGCAAGACCGCCGTACCGCGCGTGTCAATCTGCTGACACAGCGTCTGTCGCACCGGGCGCCCGACACCCGCCGCGCGACCGACCGTCTGGCCAACGCGGCGCGTCAATTGGGGCAGGCGCATGCCCGTCTGCTGGTGCAGGGCCGCAACCGCCTGGCCTCGGCCACGGCGCAATTGCGCGCGCTGGATCCGGGCAACACCCTGGCGCGCGGCTACGCCATTGCGCGTGACGCCGACGGCCGCATCGTGCACGACGCCGCCGCCCTGGAGGCCGGGCAGGCGCTGGACCTGAGCTTTGCGCAAGGCGGCGCGCAGGTCGACGTGCGGCAGACCCGCAAGACGCGCGACGCCGGTTAA
- a CDS encoding Trm112 family protein, which yields MESRLLDILVCPLCKGRLEHDRQQAELVCRADRLAFPIRDGIPVMLESEARVLDETVSS from the coding sequence ATGGAATCCCGACTTCTCGACATCCTCGTCTGCCCCTTGTGCAAGGGCCGCCTCGAACACGACCGGCAGCAAGCCGAACTGGTTTGCCGTGCCGACCGTCTGGCTTTCCCGATTCGTGACGGTATCCCCGTCATGCTGGAGTCGGAAGCCCGCGTCCTGGACGAAACCGTCTCATCCTGA
- a CDS encoding MotA/TolQ/ExbB proton channel family protein: MLSILREAGWPIWPLLATSVLGLALIFERFFSLRRSLILPRGLNDQVVDMLRNRQDTPEAVNRLERNSPLGRVLAEVMRHRHLPREELRSVVEDTGRAVAHDLSRYIPAIGTIAVVAPLMGLFGTVVGMIEIFGSYTPGGGDPAQLARGISIALYNTGFGILIAIPAMIAHRYLRSRVDNYLSVMEQSASRLVRALSPTPPVREGRS; the protein is encoded by the coding sequence TTGCTTTCCATTTTGCGCGAGGCCGGCTGGCCTATCTGGCCCCTGCTGGCGACATCCGTGCTGGGACTGGCGCTGATCTTCGAGCGCTTCTTCTCCCTGCGCCGCAGCCTGATCCTGCCCCGAGGGTTGAACGATCAGGTGGTGGACATGCTGCGCAACCGCCAAGACACCCCCGAAGCCGTCAACCGACTGGAACGCAATTCGCCGCTGGGCCGCGTGCTGGCCGAGGTGATGCGCCACCGCCATCTGCCGCGTGAAGAATTACGCAGCGTGGTCGAAGACACCGGGCGCGCCGTCGCGCATGACCTCAGCCGCTACATTCCCGCCATTGGCACCATTGCCGTCGTGGCCCCGCTGATGGGCCTGTTCGGCACCGTGGTCGGCATGATCGAAATTTTCGGCTCGTACACGCCAGGCGGTGGCGACCCCGCCCAACTGGCGCGCGGCATCTCGATTGCGCTTTACAACACCGGCTTCGGCATCCTGATCGCCATTCCCGCCATGATCGCGCATCGCTACCTGCGCAGCAGGGTCGACAACTACCTCAGCGTCATGGAGCAATCGGCCTCGCGGCTTGTCCGTGCCTTGTCGCCGACACCCCCCGTGCGCGAGGGGCGTTCATGA
- the lpxK gene encoding tetraacyldisaccharide 4'-kinase has translation MSTPRSSPSLLARQWQHGGWLSALLLPLSALTAWAVARKRAAYESGAKPSYRAPVPVVVVGNIYVGGTGKTPVVIATVQALRARGFTPGVVSRGYGVKIGAQARVGVGALEPARFGDEPALIARATDAPVSVHPKRALAAQALLQAHPEVDVIVSDDGLQHLALARDVEIVVQDERGVGNGRLLPAGPLREPASRLREVDVVVTNIGTPDGRPADTGNARPRPVRMWLEPGDTRNIESGATRPLSAYAGQARIAAAAGIGNPERFFTTLRAAGITLDATLPLPDHHDYADSPFQSISADTILVTSKDAIKCAALHDTRLWEVPVQAAFSDPRLFDWLAQALRQAARTQ, from the coding sequence GTGAGCACCCCGCGTTCGTCCCCCTCGCTGCTGGCGCGCCAGTGGCAGCACGGCGGCTGGCTGTCGGCCCTGCTGCTGCCCTTGTCCGCCCTGACGGCGTGGGCAGTCGCCAGAAAACGGGCCGCCTATGAGAGCGGCGCCAAGCCCAGCTACCGCGCCCCCGTGCCCGTCGTGGTGGTGGGCAACATCTATGTTGGCGGCACGGGCAAGACGCCCGTGGTGATTGCCACCGTGCAAGCGCTGCGCGCACGCGGGTTTACGCCAGGCGTGGTCAGCCGGGGCTACGGCGTGAAGATCGGCGCGCAGGCCCGAGTCGGCGTCGGCGCCTTGGAGCCCGCCCGCTTTGGCGACGAACCCGCACTGATTGCGCGCGCCACGGACGCCCCGGTGTCCGTACACCCCAAACGCGCGCTGGCGGCCCAGGCCTTGCTGCAAGCCCACCCCGAGGTGGACGTGATCGTCTCCGACGACGGCTTGCAACACCTGGCCCTGGCCCGCGATGTGGAAATCGTGGTGCAGGATGAGCGCGGCGTGGGCAACGGCCGGCTGCTGCCCGCCGGCCCCTTGCGCGAGCCCGCCAGCCGCTTGCGCGAGGTGGACGTCGTGGTCACCAACATCGGCACGCCCGACGGCCGCCCGGCCGACACGGGCAACGCCCGCCCCCGCCCGGTGCGCATGTGGCTGGAACCCGGCGACACCCGCAACATCGAAAGCGGCGCAACGCGCCCGCTGTCCGCCTATGCGGGGCAAGCGCGCATCGCGGCGGCGGCCGGCATCGGCAACCCGGAACGCTTTTTCACGACGCTGCGCGCGGCGGGCATCACGCTGGACGCGACGCTACCCTTGCCGGACCACCACGATTACGCCGATTCCCCCTTTCAGTCGATATCGGCGGACACCATCCTGGTCACGTCCAAGGACGCGATCAAGTGCGCCGCCTTGCACGATACGCGCCTGTGGGAAGTGCCGGTGCAGGCCGCTTTTTCAGACCCCCGGCTATTCGATTGGCTGGCGCAGGCGTTACGCCAAGCCGCCCGAACGCAGTAG
- the sodB gene encoding superoxide dismutase [Fe], with the protein MAHTLPPLPYELDALAPHISKETLEFHYGKHHQTYVTNLNNLIPGTEFETLSLEDIVKKSSGGIFNNAAQIWNHTFYWNSLAPKAGGAPSGKLADAINAKWGSFDAFKEAFNKSAAGNFGSGWTWLVKKADGSVDIVNTSNAATPLTTADTPLLTCDVWEHAYYIDYRNARPKYLENFWALVNWEFAAKNFA; encoded by the coding sequence ATGGCACATACTCTTCCCCCCCTGCCTTACGAACTCGACGCCCTGGCTCCGCACATTTCCAAGGAAACGCTGGAGTTCCACTACGGCAAGCATCACCAGACTTACGTCACGAACCTGAACAACCTGATCCCGGGTACGGAATTCGAAACGCTGTCGCTGGAAGACATCGTGAAGAAGTCCTCGGGTGGCATTTTCAATAACGCCGCTCAGATCTGGAACCACACGTTCTACTGGAACAGCCTGGCCCCCAAGGCCGGCGGCGCGCCCTCGGGCAAGCTGGCTGACGCCATCAACGCCAAGTGGGGCAGCTTCGACGCTTTCAAGGAAGCGTTCAACAAGTCGGCAGCCGGCAACTTCGGTTCGGGCTGGACCTGGCTGGTCAAGAAGGCTGACGGCTCGGTCGACATCGTCAACACCAGCAACGCCGCCACCCCGCTGACCACGGCCGACACGCCGCTGCTCACCTGTGATGTCTGGGAACACGCGTACTACATCGACTACCGCAACGCGCGTCCCAAGTATCTGGAAAACTTCTGGGCCCTGGTGAACTGGGAGTTCGCCGCCAAGAACTTCGCCTGA
- a CDS encoding methyl-accepting chemotaxis protein, whose product MFRLFSGLRIGARLSGAFLLVAVIGGAIGAFGVWGLSRINELNDRLYDTELRGISDLKESNLHLIYAGRARSGYLAASTEQDREALKKQFDEAVKNLDVLRDKAAKNFHEEEGKRLLAQFVETEQVWKRESEAFFAAAKSQSLTQTDPRVAEIEKRVITSSQKLDDLMTDLAVGKEKATAQSVDVATNLYNTVRAVMIILAVAGVVVGMLLGWLVTRGIVRPLEQAVKAARQVAAGDLTTNIQVATRDETGELMAALKAMNESLARIVADVRDGCESIASASSQIAQGNSDLSQRTEEQASSLEETAASMEELTSTVQQNANNATEADRLVTHASTVAVRGGEVVDGVVQTMSAISDSSRRIADITGVIDGIAFQTNILALNAAVEAARAGEQGRGFAVVAGEVRTLAQRSAVAAKEIKALIDESAARVEGGTRQVDEAGRTMREVVDSVRQVAVLVRDIASASEEQSAGIGQVNQAVSQMDSVTQQNAALVEEAAAAAASMQEQAGRLAQEVRRFKVEASAGSSAGSARTAQARLLPAV is encoded by the coding sequence ATGTTTCGCTTATTTTCAGGCTTGCGCATTGGGGCGCGCCTGTCGGGCGCGTTTTTGCTCGTGGCGGTAATTGGCGGTGCGATCGGGGCTTTTGGGGTTTGGGGGCTGTCTCGCATCAACGAATTGAATGACCGCTTGTACGACACCGAACTGCGTGGCATCTCGGATCTGAAAGAATCCAATCTGCACCTGATCTACGCGGGTCGTGCCCGCAGCGGCTATCTGGCCGCCAGCACCGAGCAGGATCGTGAAGCCTTGAAGAAGCAGTTCGACGAGGCCGTCAAGAATCTGGACGTGCTGCGCGACAAGGCAGCGAAGAATTTCCACGAAGAAGAGGGCAAACGCCTGCTGGCGCAGTTCGTCGAGACCGAGCAGGTCTGGAAGCGTGAGTCGGAAGCGTTCTTCGCGGCCGCGAAATCGCAGTCGCTGACGCAGACGGATCCGCGCGTTGCCGAGATCGAAAAGCGCGTCATCACCTCGTCGCAAAAGCTTGACGACCTGATGACCGACCTGGCCGTGGGCAAGGAAAAGGCCACCGCGCAATCCGTCGATGTGGCCACGAACCTGTACAACACCGTGCGCGCGGTGATGATCATCCTGGCCGTGGCCGGCGTGGTGGTCGGCATGTTGCTGGGCTGGCTGGTGACGCGCGGCATCGTGCGTCCGCTGGAGCAAGCCGTGAAGGCCGCGCGCCAGGTGGCCGCGGGCGACCTGACCACCAACATCCAGGTTGCCACGCGCGACGAAACGGGCGAGCTGATGGCCGCGCTGAAGGCCATGAACGAAAGCCTGGCTCGCATCGTGGCGGACGTGCGCGACGGCTGTGAAAGCATCGCGTCGGCGTCGTCGCAAATTGCGCAAGGCAACTCCGACCTGTCGCAACGCACCGAAGAACAGGCCTCGTCGCTGGAAGAAACCGCGGCGTCGATGGAAGAACTGACCAGCACCGTGCAGCAAAACGCCAACAACGCCACCGAGGCCGACCGCCTGGTGACGCATGCGTCCACCGTGGCGGTGCGTGGCGGTGAAGTGGTGGATGGCGTGGTCCAGACCATGAGCGCGATCTCGGATAGTTCGCGTCGCATTGCCGATATCACGGGTGTGATCGACGGTATTGCGTTCCAGACCAACATCCTGGCGCTCAACGCCGCCGTGGAAGCGGCGCGCGCGGGCGAGCAAGGCCGGGGCTTTGCCGTGGTGGCGGGTGAAGTGCGCACCTTGGCGCAGCGTTCGGCGGTGGCCGCCAAGGAGATCAAGGCATTGATCGATGAGTCGGCCGCGCGAGTCGAAGGCGGCACGCGGCAGGTCGACGAAGCCGGCCGCACCATGCGCGAAGTGGTCGACAGCGTGCGTCAGGTGGCGGTGTTGGTGCGCGACATCGCCAGCGCGTCGGAAGAGCAATCGGCGGGTATTGGCCAGGTCAACCAGGCCGTGTCGCAGATGGACTCCGTGACGCAGCAGAACGCCGCGCTGGTCGAAGAGGCGGCGGCAGCGGCCGCCAGCATGCAGGAGCAGGCCGGCCGCCTGGCACAGGAAGTGCGCCGCTTCAAGGTCGAAGCGAGCGCGGGTTCGAGCGCGGGCTCGGCGCGCACCGCGCAAGCTCGACTGCTTCCGGCGGTGTGA
- a CDS encoding 3-hydroxyacyl-CoA dehydrogenase produces the protein MEIANKVFIVTGGASGLGAGTVRMLVENGAKVVIADVQDEPGQALAKELGQRYVHCDVTQEADGKSAVAAAQELGALFGLINCAGVAPAAKIVGKNGAHPLDLFQKVVSINLIGSFNMMRLAAEAMSANTPEPTGERGVMINTASVAAFDGQIGQAAYAASKAGVAGMTLPIARDLAKTGIRCMTIAPGIFGTPMIFGMPQEVQDSLAASIPFPARLGRPEDYAKLVHSIVTNDMLNGETIRLDGAIRMPPK, from the coding sequence ATGGAAATCGCGAACAAGGTATTCATCGTTACGGGTGGCGCGTCCGGATTGGGCGCGGGCACCGTGCGCATGCTGGTCGAAAACGGCGCCAAGGTCGTCATTGCCGACGTGCAGGACGAACCCGGCCAAGCCCTGGCCAAGGAATTGGGCCAGCGCTACGTGCATTGCGACGTCACCCAGGAGGCCGATGGCAAGAGCGCCGTGGCTGCCGCGCAAGAGCTGGGCGCCCTGTTTGGCCTGATCAACTGCGCGGGCGTCGCGCCCGCCGCGAAGATCGTGGGCAAGAACGGCGCGCATCCGCTGGATCTGTTCCAGAAGGTCGTGTCGATCAACCTGATCGGCAGCTTCAACATGATGCGCCTGGCCGCCGAAGCCATGAGCGCCAACACGCCCGAGCCCACCGGCGAACGCGGCGTCATGATCAACACCGCATCGGTTGCTGCATTCGACGGCCAGATCGGCCAGGCGGCCTACGCCGCGTCGAAGGCCGGCGTGGCCGGCATGACCCTGCCGATCGCCCGCGACCTGGCCAAGACCGGCATCCGCTGCATGACCATCGCCCCGGGCATTTTCGGCACGCCGATGATCTTCGGCATGCCCCAGGAAGTGCAGGATTCGCTGGCCGCCAGCATCCCCTTCCCCGCCCGCCTGGGCCGCCCGGAAGACTACGCCAAGCTGGTCCACAGCATCGTCACGAACGATATGTTGAACGGCGAAACGATTCGTCTTGACGGCGCCATCCGCATGCCGCCGAAGTAA
- a CDS encoding chloride channel protein: protein MSLTEPFRRTTTAARRLMRRKVRQINRLSRKSLQMALLLGGAGLVAMMSLGFAYLADKALDWNREWVGHNGWLALLVLPFSLAALRWLTLRFAPNAAGSGIPQVIGALSLPPGPSQSSLVSLAQTLWKIPLSFFGMLAGASIGREGPSVQVGAALMLAWGDFWKRRGVQLRGFHSNELIAAGAAGGLAAAFNAPLAGVIFAIEELGRGTVLRWQRLVLIGVLAAGFLVVAVQGNNPYFGVFGGAPLAHGMVMWIVICGAINGALGGIFARLLGKGASGAAPAAWRAWIRAHPIWTAFIMGLVLAVIGLCTAGSVYGTGYGVAADLLSGHDTAPAGFGLAKLAATVASYWAGIPGGIFTPALTTGAGIGQHIWELAGEGVDQRVLVLVSMAAFLAAATQAPLTASVVVMEMTGSQPMLFWLLVGSLLASGVSRQFCPQPFYHLAAGRFRRQALVEAGRAAQAGAAQAESGAAPSKAPSA from the coding sequence ATGAGCCTGACCGAACCTTTTCGCCGGACCACCACCGCCGCCCGCCGCCTGATGCGGCGCAAGGTGCGCCAGATCAACCGCTTGTCGCGCAAGAGCCTGCAAATGGCGCTGCTGCTGGGTGGTGCGGGCCTGGTCGCAATGATGTCGCTGGGGTTTGCGTATCTGGCCGACAAGGCGCTGGACTGGAACCGCGAATGGGTGGGCCACAACGGCTGGCTTGCCTTGCTGGTGCTGCCATTCAGCCTGGCCGCGCTGCGTTGGCTGACGCTGCGCTTTGCGCCGAACGCGGCGGGCAGCGGCATTCCACAAGTCATCGGCGCGCTGTCCTTGCCTCCCGGCCCCAGCCAAAGCAGCCTGGTGTCGCTGGCGCAAACGCTATGGAAGATTCCGCTGTCGTTCTTCGGCATGCTGGCCGGCGCGTCGATCGGGCGCGAAGGCCCGTCGGTGCAGGTGGGCGCCGCGCTCATGCTGGCATGGGGCGACTTCTGGAAGCGTCGTGGCGTGCAGTTGCGCGGCTTCCATTCCAATGAACTGATCGCCGCCGGCGCGGCGGGCGGGCTGGCTGCCGCCTTCAATGCGCCGCTTGCCGGTGTCATCTTTGCCATCGAAGAGCTGGGCCGCGGCACCGTGCTGCGCTGGCAGCGCCTGGTGCTGATCGGCGTGCTGGCCGCCGGCTTCCTGGTGGTGGCGGTGCAGGGCAACAACCCGTACTTCGGCGTGTTCGGCGGGGCGCCGCTGGCCCATGGCATGGTGATGTGGATCGTCATTTGCGGCGCCATCAATGGCGCGCTGGGCGGCATCTTCGCGCGGCTGCTGGGCAAAGGCGCATCCGGCGCCGCGCCGGCCGCCTGGCGCGCCTGGATCCGCGCGCATCCCATCTGGACGGCCTTCATCATGGGCCTGGTGCTGGCGGTGATCGGCCTGTGCACGGCCGGCAGCGTTTACGGCACGGGATACGGCGTGGCGGCCGACCTGCTGTCCGGCCACGACACCGCGCCCGCCGGCTTCGGCCTGGCCAAGTTGGCGGCTACCGTCGCGTCGTATTGGGCGGGCATTCCTGGCGGCATCTTCACGCCCGCGCTGACCACCGGCGCCGGCATAGGCCAGCACATCTGGGAGCTCGCGGGCGAGGGCGTGGATCAGCGCGTGCTGGTGCTCGTGTCGATGGCGGCTTTCCTGGCGGCGGCCACGCAGGCGCCGCTGACGGCCAGCGTGGTGGTGATGGAAATGACGGGCAGCCAGCCGATGCTGTTCTGGTTGCTGGTGGGGTCTTTGCTGGCCTCTGGCGTGTCGCGCCAGTTCTGCCCGCAACCGTTCTACCATTTGGCGGCGGGGCGTTTCCGTCGGCAAGCCTTGGTAGAAGCGGGCCGCGCGGCGCAAGCCGGCGCGGCGCAAGCCGAGTCGGGCGCCGCGCCGTCCAAGGCGCCGTCAGCCTGA
- the kdsB gene encoding 3-deoxy-manno-octulosonate cytidylyltransferase, translating into MSFIALIPARAASTRLPDKPLADIAGKPMVVRTADRAALSGASQLFIATDDVRVQAAVQAHGLTALMTRGDHPTGTDRLAEAVEQLGLPDDAIVVNVQGDEPLIEPELIDAVAAKLLACPEADIATCACPLADAEALFNPNVVKLVCTADDRAMYFSRAPIPWARDALAGGERVLADGLPAWHHIGLYAYRVSFLRRFPTLPQGMLERFESLEQLRAMEHGHQIVVHRTFDPPAAGVDTPADLERVRQFYSKQM; encoded by the coding sequence GTGAGCTTCATTGCCCTGATTCCGGCGCGCGCCGCCTCGACCCGCCTGCCCGACAAACCGCTTGCCGACATCGCCGGCAAGCCGATGGTCGTGCGTACCGCCGACCGCGCCGCGCTTTCGGGCGCGTCGCAACTGTTCATCGCCACCGACGACGTCCGCGTCCAGGCGGCCGTGCAGGCGCATGGCCTGACCGCCCTGATGACACGCGGCGACCACCCCACGGGCACCGACCGGCTGGCCGAAGCGGTGGAACAGTTGGGCCTGCCCGATGACGCCATTGTGGTGAACGTGCAGGGCGACGAACCGCTGATCGAACCGGAACTCATCGACGCCGTCGCCGCCAAGCTGCTGGCATGCCCCGAGGCGGATATCGCCACCTGCGCCTGCCCGCTGGCCGACGCCGAGGCGCTGTTCAACCCGAATGTGGTGAAGCTGGTGTGCACCGCGGATGACCGCGCCATGTACTTCTCGCGCGCGCCTATTCCCTGGGCCCGCGACGCGCTCGCCGGTGGCGAACGGGTCTTGGCCGACGGCCTGCCCGCGTGGCATCACATTGGCCTTTACGCCTACCGCGTGTCGTTTCTGCGCCGTTTCCCGACGCTGCCGCAAGGCATGCTGGAACGGTTCGAGTCCTTGGAACAGCTACGCGCCATGGAACATGGCCATCAAATCGTCGTACACCGTACGTTCGACCCTCCCGCGGCAGGCGTAGATACCCCGGCCGATCTGGAGCGCGTGCGGCAGTTCTACAGCAAACAGATGTAA
- a CDS encoding ExbD/TolR family protein, which yields MNFRGARGERDELDINLIPLIDVLLVILIFLAATTSFTRFTQLQVTLPQASSEQDTPPALEVAVSQDGRYALNGTLIDVSTPPEIADALRQAAAGKPDALVIINADAQATHQSVINIMEAARLAGIGRVNFAAQTSR from the coding sequence ATGAATTTCCGTGGTGCCCGTGGTGAACGCGACGAGCTGGACATCAACCTGATTCCGCTCATCGATGTGTTGCTGGTCATCCTGATCTTCCTGGCCGCCACCACGTCGTTCACGCGATTCACGCAGTTGCAGGTGACGTTGCCCCAGGCCTCGTCGGAACAGGACACGCCGCCCGCACTGGAAGTGGCGGTCAGCCAGGACGGGCGTTACGCGCTGAACGGCACACTTATCGACGTCTCCACACCGCCCGAAATCGCCGACGCGCTGCGCCAGGCCGCGGCGGGCAAACCCGATGCGCTGGTCATCATCAACGCCGACGCCCAGGCCACCCATCAATCCGTGATCAACATCATGGAAGCCGCCCGCCTGGCCGGCATTGGCCGCGTTAACTTCGCCGCCCAGACTTCACGGTGA
- the adk gene encoding adenylate kinase, with protein sequence MRLILLGPPGAGKGTQAAFLTQHFGIPQISTGDMLRAAVKAGTPLGIEAKKVMDAGGLVSDEIIIGLVQDRLKQPDCAGGYLFDGFPRTIPQADALKSAGVKLDYVVEIEVPEEDIIERMSGRRVHQPSGRSYHVRFNPPKVEGRDDLTGEELIQRDDDREETVRHRLSVYREQTRPLVDYYSTWAQQNAAEAPKYRKISGVGAVDEIKSRLFEAVKS encoded by the coding sequence ATGCGTCTCATCTTGCTCGGACCTCCCGGCGCCGGCAAAGGCACCCAGGCCGCGTTTCTCACCCAACACTTCGGCATTCCTCAAATCTCCACCGGCGACATGCTGCGAGCCGCGGTGAAGGCAGGCACGCCCTTGGGTATTGAAGCCAAAAAGGTCATGGATGCCGGCGGTCTGGTTTCCGACGAGATCATCATCGGCCTGGTCCAAGACCGCCTGAAGCAGCCCGACTGCGCCGGCGGCTACCTGTTCGACGGCTTTCCCCGCACCATTCCGCAAGCCGACGCGCTGAAAAGCGCCGGCGTCAAGCTGGACTACGTGGTGGAAATCGAAGTGCCCGAAGAAGACATCATCGAACGCATGAGCGGGCGCCGCGTGCACCAGCCCAGCGGCCGCAGCTACCACGTGCGCTTCAACCCGCCCAAGGTCGAAGGCCGCGACGACCTCACCGGCGAAGAACTGATCCAGCGCGACGATGACCGCGAGGAAACGGTGCGCCATCGCCTGTCCGTCTATCGCGAACAGACCCGTCCCCTGGTTGATTACTACTCGACCTGGGCGCAGCAAAACGCCGCCGAGGCCCCCAAGTACCGCAAGATCTCGGGCGTGGGCGCCGTCGACGAAATCAAGTCGCGCCTGTTCGAAGCCGTCAAAAGCTGA